In Oryza sativa Japonica Group chromosome 3, ASM3414082v1, one DNA window encodes the following:
- the LOC4332715 gene encoding ricin B-like lectin R40C1, whose protein sequence is MFGFGHHGHHGQDQPPQHHGGGGGGAHQPTFKIFCRADEGYCVAVREGNVVLAPTNPRDEHQHWYKDMRFSAKIKDEEGNPAFALVNKATGLAIKHSLGQGHPVKLAPFNPEYPDESVLWTESGDVGKSFRCIRMLNNIRLNFDAFHGDKDHGGVHDGTTIVLWEWAKGDNQCWKILPWGDEAYAGGSANAPRGGNEPTVRIFCKADEGFSVTVRGGSVCLAPTNPRDEYQHWIKDMRHSNSIKDEEGYPAFALVNRVTGEAIKHSQGEGHPVKLVPYNPGYQDESVLWTESRDVGHGFRCIRMVNNIYLNFDALHGDKDHGGVRDGTTVALWKWCEGDNQRWKIVPW, encoded by the exons ATGTTCGGCTTCGGGCACCACGGCCACCATGGCCAAGACCAGCCGCCCcagcaccacggcggcggcggcggcggcgcgcaccagCCCACCTTCAAGATCTTCTGCCGCGCCGACGAGGGGTACTGCGTCGCCGTGCGCGAGGGGAACGTCGTCCTCGCCCCGACCAACCCGCGCGACGAGCACCAGCACTGGTACAAGGACATGCGCTTCAGCGCCAAGATCAAGGACGAGGAGGGCAACCCGGCGTTCGCGCTCGTCAACAAGGCCACCGGCCTCGCCATCAAGCACTCCCTCGGCCAGGGCCACCCG GTGAAGCTGGCGCCGTTCAACCCGGAGTACCCGGACGAGTCGGTGCTGTGGACGGAGAGCGGCGACGTGGGCAAGAGCTTCCGCTGCATCCGCATGCTGAACAACATCCGCCTCAACTTCGACGCGTTCCACGGCGACAAGGACCACGGCGGCGTGCACGACGGCACCACCATCGTGCTCTGGGAGTGGGCCAAGGGCGACAACCAGTGCTGGAAGATCCTCCCCTGGGGCGACGAGGCCTacgccggcggcagcgccaaCGCACCCCGCGGCGGCAACGAGCCCACCGTCCGCATCTTCTGCAAGGCCGACGAGGGCTTCAGCGTCACCGTCCGCGGCGGCTCCGTCTGCCTCGCCCCCACCAACCCTCGCGACGAGTACCAGCACTGGATCAAGGACATGAGGCACAGCAACAGCATCAAGGACGAGGAAGGCTACCCCGCCTTCGCCCTCGTCAACAGGGTCACCGGCGAGGCCATCAAGCACTCCCAAGGCGAAGGCCACCCT GTGAAGCTGGTGCCGTACAACCCCGGATACCAGGACGAGTCGGTGCTGTGGACGGAGAGCCGCGACGTCGGGCACGGCTTCCGCTGCATCCGCATGGTGAACAACATCTACCTCAACTTCGACGCCCTCCAC